A stretch of DNA from Gimesia chilikensis:
ACGGAATTACAGCGTTCGGTGCTGGTGGTCTGTGGACCCGCTGAAAAAGAGGAAGCCCTGCAGATCGTCGCGCAGGCAAAGCATCCCCTGGTGACTTCGCTGGCGGATGAACCGTTGCATCTCGGGCTCACGAAGGCCGCGATTCAACAGGCCGAGTTACTGGTGACCACCGATTCTGGTCCCCGTCACTTCGCAGCTCCGTTTGATGTGCCTGTGGTAACGCTGTTCGGTCCCACACATATCATGTGGAGTGAAACGTTTTACGAGCGCGGACAACACCTCCAGCTTGCGATGGACTGCGGTCCCTGTCAGCAGCGGGTCTGTCCGCTGGGGCATCATCGCTGTATGAAAGACTTATCCGCCAATCAGGTCTTTGATGCAGTCGTTTCTCTGCTGGAACAACAGCAGACTAAAGCCGCTTAGATACTTCTTAAGCGGCCAGAGAAGCGTTCTGAGCAGCCTCTGATGTGTCTGCTCCCTCTGACTGGCTTATCCGGTTTTCGCGAGCCCGGCTTTCAAAATAGGCCATCTGCCACGCCATCAACGGGAGAATTCCCAGCGGTAAAATCGCCGGTGACCAGGCAGCGACCGGCAGCAGGACGCGTTCCACTGCACCCATACCCAGGGGGACGAGTAACAGCCAGGCGGTCAGAGCCAGTCCACGGTAGCAACGTTCCTGCATACTCACGATCAACGCCCAGCTGGCGATGGGGGCGGCCAGCAGAAACGTTAAACGCTCGGTACCAGGGCCAACGAGTAGCTGCCAGCAGACCCAAGTGGTCAAGACGCCGGTGAAATAGGCTTCTTTCGAGGTGGCGATGCGGGCCAGACGCAGACACCACAACAGCGCCAGTCCGGCCATTCCCAACTGCAGAAGTGTGTAGACCCGATCGTCAATGTAGGTTCCGAAGTTCTCGGCAATTGTGTAAGCATCCCGTAATCCCGCCTGTCTGAGTGTACGATACGGGCCGGTCAACAGGTCATACCAGTTCTGGTACTGCTGAACGACGACCGGCAAGGGGCGTGTCAAAAACGGTGGCAGCACCAGCACCGCACAGGCGGTCGCAAAGCGGGGACCCAGCTGAAACGGAAAGCGAGCCATCAGCAGTAACGCCAGTGCAGCCGGCCAGAGCTTGATATGCACGGCGGCAGCCAGAATAAATGCGGCTCCCCACCAGCGCTCTTTTTTGAGACAGACGACCGCCAGCGCCGCCAGGGCAAAGACGAGGGCATTACTCTGGGCTGACCAGATCGCGCGCGTACAGCCGACCAGACAGAGGATCAGAAACCCGGCTTCCTGCATTCGTGTCCATGAGCCGGGGAAGATTTCCTTAACCAGCAGCCGCAGCGCACAGACCAGCAGTCCGATATTCAAAGCGGACCAGAGAATCCCCCCGACGGTCGGAGGAAAAACTGCGAAAGCTGAGAACGCTATCGCAAATGTGGGGCTATAGCGAAACCCGGTGCTGTAGGCTTCATTATCATACAGGTTCCGGTCGGCCCACCAGTTGATCGAAGAGTCTGCAAAGCAGGGATAAACCGA
This window harbors:
- a CDS encoding glycosyltransferase family 87 protein gives rise to the protein MNQLPDNPLYFKSPQVEATSGAIWLKRALILWAVLWVVVSVKFIVQPERKSVYPCFADSSINWWADRNLYDNEAYSTGFRYSPTFAIAFSAFAVFPPTVGGILWSALNIGLLVCALRLLVKEIFPGSWTRMQEAGFLILCLVGCTRAIWSAQSNALVFALAALAVVCLKKERWWGAAFILAAAVHIKLWPAALALLLMARFPFQLGPRFATACAVLVLPPFLTRPLPVVVQQYQNWYDLLTGPYRTLRQAGLRDAYTIAENFGTYIDDRVYTLLQLGMAGLALLWCLRLARIATSKEAYFTGVLTTWVCWQLLVGPGTERLTFLLAAPIASWALIVSMQERCYRGLALTAWLLLVPLGMGAVERVLLPVAAWSPAILPLGILPLMAWQMAYFESRARENRISQSEGADTSEAAQNASLAA